The region TCTTTTCCCCTGGCCGCCTGTCTTCCATCAATGGAACCTTCAGGGGTGGTTCTGATCGGGAATTTGAATCGTTTCAGGGTCCCGTTTCTGAATTTAATCGTCCACATAACTGAATCGGTGCTTCTCAGCGGGATAACACTGCCGCCTAAAGGCACGAAGTCGGAATAGGCCCTTACCTCTATAGCCTGCTGAGGGCATATCTTAACGCAGCTATAGCACTCCCAGCATGCATCCGGTTCCTGGTTGTATGCCTTCATCGCCTCTTTATTCAGCGTCATCAGATCATTAGGACAGATGTACTGACAGGCTGTTTTGTCCTGCCCTTTACAGCCGTCAC is a window of bacterium DNA encoding:
- the aprB gene encoding adenylyl-sulfate reductase subunit beta, with amino-acid sequence MPSFVINEKCDGCKGQDKTACQYICPNDLMTLNKEAMKAYNQEPDACWECYSCVKICPQQAIEVRAYSDFVPLGGSVIPLRSTDSVMWTIKFRNGTLKRFKFPIRTTPEGSIDGRQAARGKDLESQALFTEEEAGKTLSTF